The sequence CTGACGCTGTTCATGGTGCTGATGACATTCGTGAACGTGCTGCTGCGATACGTTTTCGGGCTGTCGGTCGTGGCGGCCCATGAAACGGTGATCTACGCCTTCGGCATCGTCATGACAGGCGTCGGCGGCTGGGCGCTGCTGACCGACCAGCACGTCCGGATCGACGTGTTCTACGGCGGCATGAGCGCACGCGCCAAGGCCATCGTGAACGTGGGCGGCACCCTGCTGTTCCTCGCGCCGCTGCTCTACGTGATCGCGTCGCGGTCGGTGGATTACGTGGCCCGGTCCTGGAAGGTGCGCGAAGGCTCCGCGGAGATCGCCGGGCTGGATTACCTTTACGTCCTCAAGAGCTTCATTCTCGTCTTTGTCGTTGTCCTGGGGCTGCAGGCCATTTCCTTCTTCCTGCGGAACCTGCGCATCCTCGTGCTGGGCTACGACCCCGCGCCCCCACCGCGGGTGGAGGATGTGACCGTCGGTGACAACCCGCTGACCGGGCAGGAAAAGTCATGATCGCCGAATACCTCGAACTGTTCCTTTTCCTCGCCATTTTCTTCCTGATCCTGCTGGGATTTCCGGTGGCCTTCACGCTGGCCGGGGTTGCGCTGATCTTCGCGGTGATCGGCTACTGGCTTGGCGAATTCCAGCTGCGGCAGCTCAGCTTTCTGCCGCAACGCATCTTCGGCACGATGTCCAGCGAGGTTCTGATCGCGGCGCCGATGTTCATCTTCATGGGGCTGGTGCTGGAGCGGTCCAAGGTCGCTGCCGACCTGTTGACGTCCATGGCCAAGCTGTTCCGCGGCATGCGGGGCGGGCTGGCCCTGTCGGTGGTGCTGGTCGGGATGCTGATGGCCGCGTCGACCGGGATCGTCGGCGCGACGGTCGTCACCATGGGATTGATCGCGCTTCCGGTGATGCTCAAGGCAGGCTATGACCCGCGCCTCGCCACCGGGACGATTTGCGCCAGCGGCACGCTGGGGCAGGTGATCCCGCCGTCGATCGTGCTGGTTTTCCTGGGCGACGTACTGACCTACGCGAACCAGCAGGCCAACCTCAAGGCCGGGAATTTCGCGGGCAAGTCCGTGGGCGTGGGCGATCTCTTTGCCGGATCGCTGATCCCGGGTCTCGTGCTGGTGGCGCTCTACGCGATCTACATCATCACCGTGGCCTGGCTGAAACCGGAGATCGCGCCGATCCCCGAACCCGAAGAGGGTGAAGAAGGGCTCAGCCGCGCGGAAAGCCTCAAGCTGCTTCTGAACGGGCTGCTGCCGCCCGGACTTCTGATCATCGCGGTGCTGGGGTCGATCCTGTCGGGTATCGCCACGCCGACGGAGGCCGCAGGCGTCGGCGCGGTCGGCGCGCTGATGCTGGCCGCGTCGCGCGGAAGGCCCCGGTTGGCCTGGGTCTTCCGGGCGGGCGTCGTGGCGGCCATCGGCCTCATCCTCCTGAACGTGTTCTTCGACCTCCTGATCCAGCGCAGCGACTTCAGCCCGACCGAACAGGTTGCGGTCTGGGGGGCGATGCTGCTGGTGGCGGTGGTGATCGTCGCCGTGCTGGTCGCCTGCTGGGTGCTCTTCCGGGACGGTCAACTGGCCCCGGTCGCGGAACAGACCGGCCTGATTACCGCGATGATCTTTGCAGTCCTGGTGGGCGCGAGCCTGTTCTCGCTGGTGTTCCGGGGTCTGGGCGGCGAGGAAACGGTGCACCACCTGCTCGACGCCCTGCCGGGCGGATTGTTCGGCGCGATGGTCTTCGTGATGTTGCTGATGTTCGTCATGGGCTTCTTCCTCGACTTCCTCGAGATCATTTTCATTCTGGTGCCCATCGTGGGACCGGTGCTGATCCTCATGGGGGCGGACCCGGTCTGGCTGGGCGTGATGATCGCGGTGAACCTGCAGACATCCTTCCTGACGCCGCCTTTCGGCTTCGCGCTTTTCTTCCTGCGCGGCGCGGCCCCGGCGAGTGTCCAGACCTTCGACATCTATCGTGGCGTGATGCCCTTCATCGCACTGCAACTGATCGGACTTGCATTGATCGCGGTCTTCCCGGCCCTGGCCACATGGCTGCCGGATTACCTCTTCTCCAAGTGACCGCGACCGAGAGACAAAGGAGCGACTGAATGACGGAAACAGTATTGGCCGGTGGCCTGCGTACGGCGCTGGGGGCCTTCGGTGGCAGCCTCGCGGGGCTCGAAATGACCGAAATGGCGGGCCGCACCGCGGCCGCTTGCATGGCGGACGCCGGGATCGCCCCTGAAAAGGTGGACCACATGGTCTTTACCACCACGGTTCCGTCGGACCGCGACAGCCTGTTTGCGGCGCGGGTGGTGGGCGTCAAGTCCGGGATCCCCGAATCCGCCGGTGCGCTGGGCGTGATACGGGCCTGTGCCTCGGGCCTGCAATCCCTGCTTTCCGCGGGCCAGCAGGTGGACAGCGGACATTCGAAAATCGCGCTGGCAGGCGGCGCGGAAAGCTATTCACGCGCGCCCCACGCCATCACCACCCTGCGCGGCGGTACGCCACGCGGCCCGGCGCAGATCGAGGACATGCTCGACTGGGCCTACCGTTGCCCTTTCTCGCAGGAATACATGGGCGATACCGCCGAGAACCTCGCAGATGACTACCAGTACACCCGCGACGCGATGGACACCTGGGGCGCGATGAGCCAGGAGCGCGCGCTCAAGGCCCGCGACAGCGGTTTCCTCGCGCGGCAGATCACGCCGATGACGCTCGAAAGCAGGGATGGTCCGGTCGTCTTCGACACCGACGAATGCCCCCGAGCCGATGCAACCGCCGAAAAGCTGGCCCGCTTGCGGCCCGCCTTCCGAAAGGACGGCCGCGTGACGGCGGGCAATGCCTCCACCGTGAACGATGCGGCGGCCTTCATGCTGGTCGGGGACCGGACCGCGCTGGAGAACGAGGGTGTCGCGCCCCGCGCCCGGATCACCGACTGGACCGTGGTCGGGGTTCCCGCCCGCATCATGGGGCACGGACCCGTGCCCGCGATCAACGCCTTGCTGGAGAAGACTGGCCTCGCGCTGTCCGATATCGACTACTTTGAAATCAACGAGGCCTTCGCCGCCGTCAACATCCACGCCGAGGCGCAGCTCGGCATTCCGCGCGACCTGCACAATCTCTACGGTGGGGGCATTTCGCTTGGCCATCCGCCGGGTGTCACGGGGGTGCGCATGGCCCTGACCGCGATGCAACATCTGGAGGACACGGGCGGGCGCCGCGCGATCCTGTCGATGTGCCTTGGCGCGGGTCAGGGGATGGCACTGCTGATGGAGCGGATCTGATGCAGACACTCTTTGCCGGACTGGAGGCGGCGGCGGACCGCTGGCCCGATCGTCCCTTCCTCTGCACGCCGCCGCGCCCCGGGCGGGATTACCTGCCCGAGGGATCGGAATGGACCTTCGCGGAAGTGCTGGAGAAGACCCGCGCGCTGGCCGAGACTTGGCGCGCGGCCGGCTGGGGGATGGGCCACCGCGTGGCGCTGGCGCTGGACAACCACCCGGCGCACGTCGTGCATTTCCTCGCGCTGAACGCGCTGGGCGTTTCCCAGGTGCCGGTGAATCCCTACTACCTTCACCACGAACTGACCTACCTGCTTGAGCACTCCGAGGCACAGGCCGCCGTGGCCCTGCCGCACAACCGCGCCCGGCTGGAGGCCGCCGGCGATCTGCCGATCGTCGACTGGGATGACCGGACCGACGTGACCGATTTCGCGCCGCCCCCGCCCCCGGTGCCCGCCGCCGACGGCGCGCCGGGCCGGAACACCGAGATCGCGGTCATCTATACATCCGGAACCACGTCGCGACCCAAGGGCGCGATCCTCGACACGGCCTATGCGGTCGCCGCCGGCCTGTCCTATGCCGAGCACGGCGGGGCGCTGACCCTGCGCCCCGGGGTCGAGCGGATCTTCGTCCCGCTGCCGTTCTTTCACGTCAACGCGGGCATCAACACCCTGACGGCGGCGCTGCTGACGGGAATTTGCCTGATCGTGCCGGACAGATTTCATGCGGAAACATGGTGGGACGATCTACGCGCCACCCGCGCCACAGCCTTCCATTATCTCGGCATCATCCCTCCCGTGCTGATGAAGGCGCCGCCGCGACCCGATGATGCGACCCACGGCCTGCGCTTCGGTCTCGGCGCGGGGATCGATCCGGCGATCCACGCCGCCTTCGAGGCGCGGTTCGCCGTGCCCATGGTCGAGGTGTGGGGCATGACCGAAACCGGTCGTTTCCTCGCAGCCTGCCACGAACCGCGCAAGGTCGACACGCGGGCGTTCGGCCGTCCCATGCCCGGTCACATGGAGGCCCGCGTGGTGGACGAGACCGGCGCCGAAGTGCCGCGCGGCACGGCCGGAGAACTGGTGGTCCGCGCCCCGGGGGACGATCCGCGCGCCGGCTTCTTTGCCGGATATCTCAAGAACGAGGCGGCCACGGCAGAGGTATGGCGCGACGGCTGGTTCCACACCGGGGACGTGGTGACCCAGGACGAAAGCGACATGCTGTGCTTTCTCGAGCGATCGAAGAACCTGATCCGGCGGTCGGGCGAGAACATTTCAGCCGCCGAAGTCGAGGACGCCCTGATCGACCATCCCGCCGTGGGTCAGGTCGCGGTGCTGTCCGTTCCCGACCGGATGCGCGACGAAGAGGTGATGGCCGTCATCGTGCCCGTCGCGGGTCACGCGCCGGATCACCAGACCGCGACCGCGATCCTCGATTTCGCGCGGGACCGGCTGGCCTACTACAAGCTGCCCGCCTGGGTCGTGTTCCGCGACAGCCTGCCTGTCACCGGGACCCAGAAAGTCCAGAAGCACAAGCTTTTCGAACCCGGCGCTGACCCTTGCGCGCATCCCGGAGCGATCGACCTCAGGACAGAAAAATCGAACCGGCGAAAGGAAAAGGCATGAGCGATCAGGGCGGTACCATCACGCTGGACCGGCAGGGGCCTGTCGCGATCCTGCGTTTCGGCAATCCCGACGCGGGTTACATGGATCCGGGCACCGAATCCGCGCTGCCCGGCATGCTGGACGCGGTCGAGGACGACCCGGCGATACGCGCAGTGGTCCTGACCGGCGCGCAGGACGACGTGTTCATACGGCACTACGACGTCAAGGTGCTTGAAAAGCGCAGCCGCAAGATGGCCGAACGAGGCCTGACCTTCGACACCGAGAGGCCGGTGCCGGAACCGGCCCTGCACCAGTGCATGCGACGGATCGAAACCAGCGCCAAACCCTATATCGCGGCGATCAACGGAACCGCCATGGGGGGCGGCTTCGAACTGGCCCTCGCCTGCGACATGCGCTTCGCGCAGGCAGGCGACTACCCGATCGGTCTCCCCGAGATCCGCATCGGTCTCCTGCCCGGCGCAGGCGGGACGCAGCGGCTCACGGCGCTGATCGGGCAGGCCCGCGCGCTGGAGTTCATGCTGCTGGGGCGCACGTTCGATCCGGGCCGCGCGGCGGAGCTGGGGATGGTCAACGCCTGCGTGGATGGGCCCGTTCTGGATCACGCCCTGCGCATCGCCGAAGAACTCGCCGCGCTGTCGCCGCGCGCGCTGGCGCAAATCAAGCGCCTGATCCGCCGGGCCACCCCCGATCCGGACGCGCTGGCAGATGAACGGACCCTGTTCTGCGACCTCATGGTTTCGCCCGAGGCGCTGGAACTGATGGGCAGGATGAACAGCAACGACAGCGACATCCGCACACCCTGAACCCCTGTTCGTCGCGACGGAACCGTGCGAAACAGTTGCCAACCCGCCCTTCCATCGCGAAAATGGCCCCGCCCGTCGACGACCGGACGCCCCAAGCAAAGAGATCAGCCCCTTGAGACCAAGACCCAAGCAGGAAACGACCGAAAAGCCCGCAACGTCGCCCCGGCCCGCACGCGGCAAGGGCGGCAAGAACCGGCGCGAGGACATCCTGCGCGCCGCCGGTACGCTGATGGCGGCCAAGGGCTACGATGCCACCTCGATGCGCGACATCTCGGCCGCGGTGGGGATGCTGCCCGGTTCGGTCTACTACCATTTCCCCTCCAAGGAGGCGCTCTTCGTCGAACTGCACAATGACGTGGTGCAGACCATGACGGCGCGCGTCCTCGCCGCTCTCGAAGGGGTCGACGACCCCTGGGAGCGCCTGCGCCTTTCCGCACGCGCCCACCTCGAGGGACTGATCCAGAACGACAACCTCGTGGCCATCGTTTCGCCCCAGTTCATCGGTGGCGAAAAGGAGGTGGCGCAGGTCGTCACCGATCACCGCCGCACCTACGAGCAGATCTTCCGCGACATTTTCGAGGCGCTGAACCTGCCGGAAGGGGCCGACCCTACCATCCTTCGGCTCGGCCTGTTCGGATCGCTGAACTGGGTGCCGGTCTGGTACGAAGGCGACGGGCGGCGCAGCCCCGCAGAGATTTCCGACCAGTTCGTGGCCACGCTCAAGAGCGCCTACGCCGCGTGAATCGCGCGGGCCGGCCCGCCCGTGCGCCCCGGTAACGCCGGGGCGATCCTGATACCTTCAGAAGCCCGGTCGCATTGACAGCGAATCCGTGCATTGTTAAAAAACAATCGTTCGTTTGATATTTGGGGAGCCGTGATGAACAAGGTCGAACAGACAGCGAATTGGCCCGGCCTCTCGGGCAGCGCCGCCCTCGTCACCGGTGCGTCCTCGGGCCTCGGGGTCCACTTTGCGCACCTGCTGGCGGGGCAGGGGGTCCGGGTCACCTTGGCGGCGCGCCGCGCCGACCGGCTGGAAACCGTCTGCCGCGAGATCCGCGATGCGGGTGGGCAGGCCGACGCGGTGGAAATGGACGTGTCGGCGCCCCAGTCTGTCGAACAGGCACTTCAGGGCCGCGTCTTCGACATCGTCGTCAACAACGCGGGGACAACGGCTTCGGCATCGGCCCTCGACCTCGATACCGCGACCATCGACCAGATCATCGACATCAACCTCAAGGGGGCGTTCCACGTCGCCCGCACCACGGCGCGCGCGATGAAGGATGCCGGGCGGCCGGGAACCATCGTCAACGTCGCCTCGATCCTCGGGATGCGCGTTGCCGGTCATGTATCCGCCTATGCCGCCTCCAAGGGGGGGCTTTTGCAACTGACGAAATCGCTGGCGCTGGAATGGGCGCGTCACGGCATTCGCGTGAATGCGCTCTGCCCCGGCTATGTGGAGACGGACCTGAACCGCGCCTTCTTCGAGACCGAGGCGGGCGAGGCGCTGATCCGGCGTGTGCCGATGCGGCGGCTGGGTCAGGCCGAGGATCTGGACGGGCCGCTGCTGCTGCTGGCATCCGACCTGGGCCGGTTCATGACCGGCACCGAGATCGCGGTGGACGGCGGCCACCTTGTGTCCTCGCTCTGAGGCAACCTCCGCGTGACGTCATCGCGGAAACATCCATCGCCCGGGAGGGGGCCGAACCATGCAGGATCTGGACGAGAGCGCGCTGGCCGATTGGCTGAAAGACGCCATGCCCGAAGGGGAGGGGCTGTCGACCCGGCGCATCAGCGGCGGACAGTCCAACCCGACGTGGTTCGTGACATGGGGTGACCGGGAACTGGTGCTGCGCAGCAAGCCGACCGGCCCGATCCTGCCGGGGGCGCACGCGATCGAACGGGAATTCCGCGTCATGACCGCACTGCGCGACACGCCGGTGCCCGTGCCGCGCGCGCTCCGTCTGGAAGAAGACCCGGAGGTGCTCGGCGCACCGTTCTACCTGATGGAACGGCTGGAAGGCCGCGTCCTCAGCGATTGCACGCTGCCGGGCATGACACCGCAGATGCGCCGCGACACCTACCTCGAAATGGCCCGCACCCTGGCCCGCCTGCATGCGGTCCGTCCGGAGAAAGTGGGCCTCGAAGACTTCGGTCGCCCCGGCAACTACTTCGAGCGGCAAATTCGCCGCTGGACCCGCCAATACGAGGAGTCCGAGACCGAACGTCTGCCCCGCCTCGACCGCCTGGCCCGCTGGCTGTCCGAAAACACGCCGCCGGACGACGGGGTCGTGGCCATTGCCCACGGTGACTTCCGGCTGGGCAACCTGATGTATCATCCCGACCGTCCCGAGGTGGTCGGCGTCCTGGACTGGGAACTTTCCACCCTGGGACATCCCCTGGCCGACCTCGGCTTCTGCGTCATCCCCTGGCATTCCTCACCCGAAGAGTACGGCGGCATCCTCGGCACCGGATGGGAAGACAGCGGAATCCCCACGCGCGCGGAATTCGTGGAGGAATATTTCCGTTACAGCGACCTCGATGCGCCGCTCCTGCCGTTCCATGTGGCCTTCGCCCTGTTCCGGTTCGCGGTGATCTTCATCGGCATCGCCGACCGCGCCCGTCGCGGGAACGCGGCCTCGGACGAAGCCGAAGCGCTCGGCCCGCTTGCGGACAGGTTCGCCGCACGGGCGCTGGACATTCCGGGAGTAGGCTGAATGACGGCGCTCCCGGTCCGCAATTCACCCCTGCGTCAAAAACTCCATCGGGCGCGCCCTGAACAGGCGGCGCCGGAAAGCCTGCCACGCAACGGACGTGTGCATCCGCGAAACGCACTGGCGTGCGCAAGCCGGGCAAACGGGCCCGGACGCGGATCGCACCATCATGAAAGGACACAGCCATGACGGATATGCTCGACGACCCGCAGGTCTATCTTCCAGACCTTTTCGCGACCCACGCACGGCACTACCCCCGCAAGACCGCCATCGTCTGCGGGGACGATACCCGGACCTGGGGGGATTTCTCGGCAAACGTGAACCGGGTGGCGCATCACCTCATCGACCAGGGCGTCGGCAAGGGCGACATGGTCGCCGTGATGATGGGTAACGCCATCGAGACGCTCGAGGCGATCTTCGGTGTCGTCCGGGCAGGGGCCTGCGTCGTGCCTCTCTCGGGGTTGTTGACCAGCGACCAGCTGGGCGGGCTTCTGTCCGACAGCGGCGCGGTGGTGGCGATCGTCTCCGATGCCTTCCGCGACCGCGTCGAACCGTTGCGCGCGGGGTCCGGCGCCGTCCGGCACTGGATTTCCCACGGTTTCTCCGGCGACGGCTGGTATCCGCTTGCGGACGTCCTGCAAGGCGACCGCACCGGTGCGCCCGACGTCCGCCACGCGCTGACCGATCCGTTCAACCTGATCTATTCTTCCGGCACCACGGGCTTGCCCAAGGGGATCCTGCAAACGCACCGCGCGCGGCTGCACTGGGCGTTTTCCAATGCGGTCGAAATGGGCTTTGGCGCATCCAGCCGCGCGCTGGTGACGACACCGCTCTATTCCAACGGAACATGGCTGATGATGCTGCCGATCCTGTTCGCGGGGGGCACATTGCACGTGATGCCGGGCTTCGACGCGGCCGGCTTCCTCGACATCGTCGAACGCGAGCGCATCACCCATACATTCATGGTGCCGGCGCAATACATCATGGTGCTGGATCAGCCCGCGCTGGACAAGGCCGACCTGTCCAGCCTGCAGACCGTCCTTTCTGCGGGATCGCCGCTGCGGCGGAACACCAAGCGCGAGGTGATGGACCGCATATCGCCCGGACTTTACGAACTCTACGGCTACTCCGAAGGGTTCGCGTCGATCCTGCGGCCTCACCAGCATGACGAGAAGTTCGACACCGTCGGCACCCCGGTGATCGGGTTCGAGGTCTGCATTCTCGATGACGAAGGCAACGAGATGCCGACCGGCGAAGCGGGCGAGATCGCGGGATACGGCGCCGGGATCATGTCCCGGTATCATGGCCGCGCGGAACAGACGGCCGAACTGATCTGGCGCGATGCGCGCGGGCGTACCTTCATCCGGTCGGGAGATATCGGGATGCTGGACGAGGACGGTTTCCTCAAGATCCTCGATCGCAAGAAGGACATGATCATCTCGGGCGGCTTCAACGTGTTCCCGAGCGACGTGGAAGCCATCGTGGGCCAGCATCCCGAGGTCAAGGACGTCACGGTGATCGGAGTGCCCCACGACAAGTGGGGGGAAAGCTGCCTCGCCCTCGTCATTCCCCACGATGCAAACGCCGATTCCGACGCGATACTGGCATGGTGCAACGAGCGGCTGGCCAAGACCCAACGGCTGGTGGGCGTCGAACTGCGCGAGGACTTTCCGCGCAACGCGCTCGGCAAGGTCATCAAGAAGGAACTGCGGGCGCCCTACTGGGAAGGCGTTGACGCCTGAAACCTGCGGGCAGGATATCCTGAAAGAAGAAGGCCCCGGCGACGATCGCCGGGGCCTTTCTCGTAACTGTAGGGCTGCCAGGTCCGGTACGCGAGGCCGTCAGGCTTCCGGCGCTTCGAGCAGGATCACCGAGCAGGCGGCCTCGTCAAAGCCGATCACGCCGCCGCCGTTCTCGGCCATGGCGATCCTCGGGCTGTCGGTCTGACGCTCTCCGGCTTCTCCTCGCAGCTGCAGGCCCAGTTCGTGGATCATCGACAGGCCGGTCGCGCCGACGGGATGCCCCTTGGACACCAGCCCCCCGGACAGGTTCACCGGCAGGCGGCCGCCCAGTCGGGTCGCGCCGCTTTCGACGAGGTCGCCCCCCTTGCCGTCCTCTGCGAACCCCAGCATCTCGAGCTGGAAGATCTCGCAGAACGAAGTCGCGTCATGCAATTCGACAAGGTTCACGTCGGACGGGGACAGGCCGGACTTCGCATAGGCCTTCTGCGCGGCGACGCGGCTCAGGCCGGGTTCGGCGGGATCGCGGTACTTGCCACCCGTCAGCACCGATGCCCGGACCTTCAGGGCGCGGGCGCGGACCTCTGCCGGCTGCCGCGCCAGAAAGTCGCCTGACACGAGTATCGCCGCGGCGGCACCGTCGCCTACCGGCGCGGCCATGGATCGGGTGATCGGCCAGGATACCTCGCGGTCGTTCAGCGCTTCCTCGACCGACACCTCGAAGCGATACTGTGCCTTGGGGTTCATGGACCCGTGCCAGTGGTTCTTGGACGCCGCGATCGCGATCTGCTCCTGCGTGGTGCCATAGGTCTTGATATGCCACGCGGCCTGCATGGCGTAGGTGTCCATGAAGACGGTCCCGCCCGCGCCGTTCGGATCGAAGGGCTTGCCTGCTTCGGCGCCGCGCGCCTTGTAGTAGGCGTGCCATTCCTCCGGATCGAGCTGGTCGATACCGCCCTCGAAGATTTCCAGCGTGCGGCCCGGATCGCCCTGCACAAAGGTCTTTTCGACACCGATGGCCAGAGAGGCCTCCATGTCGCCGGAGGCGACGTCCTTCCATGCCCCGTGAAACGCCATCGAAGCGGTGGCGCAGCCGCCTTCGACATTGATCATCGGCACGCGCTCGGGAAAGAGGCCCTCGCGCACCAGCGGCGTGAAACAGACCTGTCCCCGGATGTTGCGCTGGCCGAAAGTGCCCATGCCGCAGTTGCCGAACCACGCCTGTTCGATGACATCGCCGTTTTCCAACCCCGCATCCGCAAGCACGGCGGTATAGGCTTCGCGGGTCAGGTCCTTGAAGCTGTCACCGGGGCGCTTGCCGAAGGCGGTGCAGGAGGTTGCCAGTACATAAACGTCACGCATCTTTGTCTCCCGTCAACATGATCTTGCCGTTGCGTCCGCCCCGTGCCGCGTGGGACAGCGCGTCGTGAATGCGGTCCAGCGGATAGGCCGCATCGATTTCGGTGTGCAGCACGCCTGCCGCCAGCTTGTCCTCGAGGAACGTGTGCAGGTCGCGCATCTTCTCGGGCGTGGCGGTGCGATACCAGTCGAACAACCAGAAGCCCCGCAGCCGGACGTCGCGAAAGACCATGTCCCGCGCGGCGACACGGTGGTCCTCGCCCGAGAGCAGACCGTAGGTGACGACCGTGCCCCGGTCCGCCACGGCGGCGGCAAGCGCGCCTGTGGACGCGCCGCCGATCGCGTCGAGCGCCAGTTTCGGCGGGGCACCTGCGGCCTCGCGGACCGATTGAGCCAGTTCGTCTCCC is a genomic window of Sulfitobacter alexandrii containing:
- a CDS encoding thiolase family protein, whose translation is MRDVYVLATSCTAFGKRPGDSFKDLTREAYTAVLADAGLENGDVIEQAWFGNCGMGTFGQRNIRGQVCFTPLVREGLFPERVPMINVEGGCATASMAFHGAWKDVASGDMEASLAIGVEKTFVQGDPGRTLEIFEGGIDQLDPEEWHAYYKARGAEAGKPFDPNGAGGTVFMDTYAMQAAWHIKTYGTTQEQIAIAASKNHWHGSMNPKAQYRFEVSVEEALNDREVSWPITRSMAAPVGDGAAAAILVSGDFLARQPAEVRARALKVRASVLTGGKYRDPAEPGLSRVAAQKAYAKSGLSPSDVNLVELHDATSFCEIFQLEMLGFAEDGKGGDLVESGATRLGGRLPVNLSGGLVSKGHPVGATGLSMIHELGLQLRGEAGERQTDSPRIAMAENGGGVIGFDEAACSVILLEAPEA